Within the Glycine soja cultivar W05 chromosome 3, ASM419377v2, whole genome shotgun sequence genome, the region aaacaattaaaagaaaacacaTAAACTAATGACAAATTGGAAAACATACATGTTAAGAGAGGATGACGggtggaagaaaaaagaaagaagatgagagttaaatatgtgattagtttggagaaaaaaaatagaaaaaatataaaagaacagTAGATACAATCACTATATGAGAGAAAATATAAAGGAACAATAGATGCAATCACTATATGACGCAGCTCCATATATAGTTCCTCCTTGTGTGCAGTTACATTAAAATAACCTACTTGGTAGAAATTTGGATAAAAACTGGATGCAATTATTTTTGGTACCTTGGTGGCTTCGTACAATTTCTTCCATCGgttgaaatatgtaaattttaaaaataatacacaGATTGTAGTTACATATCAACAGTTGAAGGGAAGGATATTAattggtaattttttaattgattcagGAGTAAAATTGGCTAAGTAAAAGTGgaaatcaaaaataatttttgagatGAGTATTTCCTTTATCTATTGTTATAGATATGTAGGAGATAAAAGTCACGGTCTAATTTGAACTGCTTCTACACGATGTTAAGGCATAACAATGCCTTTCGCTTTCAGTCTCGTTAATATAATAATgttacttttgatttttttggatttcATTCATCGTTTTGATTTAATAGTCTCAACAAAGCGTATAACAGTAGCCTATTGAACGATTGTATGTGTGAATGCAAACGTGTTTCAACCTTAGTTGTTGCCTGTTGGTGAAGCTTCTTGTCTCCTCAGTCAAAACCTTCACCgtctaactaaaaaaaaaaaaggagagaaaactaGAAACAACCCAAAAGTTTGTTTTATGAACTGATGGCTGAAAATAAAACTAGCTACAGCTTGCAAACATGATTCAACGGCAAGTTATGAAGGAAAAGCGTTGAATCTTTTGTCATTGGGTTTGACATTTTTGGCATTGAAGAGAGGATTAGTAGTGTATATAATCATTCTCCTTTGACATGTGAATGGAAAATTCAAAAATGGAAAGCCACCTCCCTGTCTTGAAGTCCAGCTCCACCTTGTAACACCGTCATTCTACCATAAAGATCAACGCAACGACCCGAGTTGATgctaagataagatttgaggttCAACTCTCTTCTAATTTCCGGTCGcctgaaatataaaaatcagTAGACGTATGATGAAATGCAACCCCTTAATTTGACGCATTTTGATTTCAAACCGAAATTATGGAATTAATAcgacttcaattttttatttttttttatagcatgTTCCATTTGCTAACTTAAATTAACCTGTCGACATAATAGGTGAAAAAGAAAAgctttttaattgtattttcctAAGATCGATATATCGATAGCCAGTGTTCTATAGAGTCATCAAGCACTCTGAATGActgcaaataataaaaaaaactgaattattaatttgagaTTATATTGAAAGAAGGTATATATTGGTAAATGTAAACTCGTTGCCATAAAATTATTGCATAAACATGGAGACGTAGCACGCCAGCTTAAGAGAcgggaaaatttaaaatatatgatgactaattcaaaatcttttttgATTAAGGGTTTTTTTAcggtaaatatataaaagaaattaaattcaatatttactcttttttataaagaaatcaCTTCTCAGGGTGTGTACGTTAGCATACAATAAAAATCTCTTTTCCTAATGTACATTACATACATCACGAATAATATTATATCCTCTTATTGATGcgtatttttattaattctcttagcattttataaagtaaatattaaactaaattatttaatattctaaaaacatacattgatttaattttggtaagtaaaaatatttattacaagatatttaaaaaattaaaatcatttctTCCATTTCTCTTTACATACCGTTTAAGGTTATTATACGTAAATTAATTCGTTCAtgttatgttaaatttatttgtaatttgataTATCCTTTATCTCTCGTTATTATTTGGGTATTTCATTAACTAatatttccccttttttttttataaagatataataagataaatacttattaataccatcattaaattttaaactaacagataaatatataaataatttgctTCTTTAAAATGAGAGGTAAAGAGAAACAAGACCAGTATTCTAACCTCAAAATGGTATCCGCGGCTCAAATATGGATTTCCTCGACTCCATGTATGATCTTTTAATTCATCAAAACTGTGCATGGGCGCAGCTCTAGTAGACCTTAACCAGATAGAATTCAGAAACAGTAAAACATTAACACCCATGCTTAATAATTTTGCTTACTTGAAAAGGAGAGGAACCAGCAACGCATGCACCGTTGGACAATTCATAGAGTTATTGAAACATACATATATCTGCtcaattcaaagaaacaaaaaccaCTCATGACTTGGGtatatttacaaaacaaaacttTGTGACTATAAAATAGAGTCAACCCAGTGGATTCCATCAAGCACAGTACAAAACGAAAATGGATTTACTTTTCAAACAGTAATAACAAGTAAAATTTGTTCAAGGCGCCACGTCACCCCCTGGAAGCACTCTTCAAACGCCTGGGTCCCAGGCCAAAAGACTCGCGAGTCGCGAGATTCTTATAATCTTTTAATCAATTGCTTGCATCCAAGGGCAAGGGCCCCACTTCGTGGAACGGTTAGCTTCTTCCAATACTATGTGCCACGTGGCCTTCGGAATCACCCACTCCCCACGACTCAGACCTTCTCCCAGACGCGAACCGCATCATGCCACCCAAACCGGGCGGTTCACTCTCCGACACGCTGTTTCGCGAGACTGGCTCCTCCAACGACACCTCGTTCAAGCTCGACGTGCTGTGCCGCGCTCTAGACGAGTAGTTAACGGCACCGCTCTTCGTCTCAATATTTGAGTCCGTGGCCAGAAGATCGGTTTTTTTCCGGTCCGATTTATCTTTTCGACCGGACCGGAAAATAGAACGaaaactttcaaaaaaaccATATTTCTTTCCGTTTCTATTTGGTTTTTCTTTGGCGTCTGTGTTGGGGGAAGACTTTCGTGAACTTCTCAACTTACGATTTCGATCCCGTTTAGATCTGACTCTTCCCATGCAAGAGACTTTGGGCGAAGACGGTTCAACGAATCCAGACTCCGATTTTCCGACCGAAACGCTGCGTTTGGGGAACAGCCTGATGTTACTGGGCTTGTTGTGGTTGCGGCGGTTCTTGGCGTCGACGAAGGAGGTTTTCTGCGGCTTAGGTAAGCCAATGATGGTGGAAGCCTTGGACTTGAAATTGAGAGAGAAACGCTGGGAGTTGTTGTTGGAGTTGATGGCAGGGTTTAGGTTTGTTGAATTATTATTACTGGCCTTGGTGGATTCTTTGCGCTCGTAAACGGCGTTGCGGTCCCACCAGTCGTATTCCTCGTCTCTCGAGAGCCAGAACGACTCCGGCGGGGAATCCGGGTGGGGCTCCGGCGGATCCGTGGGGTGGACGTTGTCGGACAGGGTCTCGCAGGCGATTTTCCGATCGCTGGATCCGCCGGCGCAAGCTGAAACCAGTGATTCCACCTGTAGCATCGATCCTAGTTCGAAATGGAAGGGTGGTTATTAAGAGAGAAACAAAGACAAGTATTGGGAAAGGGGTGAGGAAATTGTCTGTGACTTGGTGCCTTCGTGAGtcgtgaggagagagagagagtatatATAATTTGGAGGGAGAGGTTTCAACTTGCTTACTCACGCTATTATTATAGCGGTGGTTTTGTTTCGTTTTGaatttcacaaataactattCATGTTCAACTATTTTAGTgtttaaataatgatataacgtactactcacacacacacacaaaattaataatataacgtactattttattaatgaggatttttatttgttacaacATTATTATCGACGAGGATACGCAGCGCGTaacataaaatagttttaatttaatcGGTAGTTAGTGATCTTAAGTTTAATAGATATGTTGTTGCTCTTACATTAGCAAGAACACCATTGTCTTATGCTAGTATTTGTGTCTTTGATCATATACTAAGTTGCACTCTTTATCCTATTTTAAACGAAATgaagtagattttttttttcaaacaaaaaaagtttaaaacatatgttaacaacatttttttaaactatttgaaaaaaaaaacattttttaaaactaaagatGTTAACAGCATATTTTTTTAGAGTAAATTAGTcttgtatcttttttttttaatttttagtaaattttatttaatatattattattattatattattagtatatagtattattattattaattttattaataactaatctttattttaaattttaaccgGTCAATTTtaatggaatttttttaataatattttttttctgaatttggGATCTTACTTGAACCTAATAGCACTAAGATCAAGGATTTATTAATATagaatttgtatatatatacataaatgtattgttatttttcttatatattattgattgttatatttgttaacttttataaatataacGATAATATACgtataaatgtataatttttaacttggtttataaaaatgttattattaaataaaattaattatataagaaattaatGTGTACTTTTATACGtgtgtataataaaaaaaatatttctcattatttattaaaaattaatttatgaaatatattttagaatagaaaattataaaaatacataaatacaatacatgtatatatataataatatatttcatgATTTCTATTTTGATATTGGAAAAGGTAaactacaaaattataattataagttgAATTCCAAATTTAATGAGAGTGGTAATAAAACAAGTATtaagataatatttaattaattttattaaaataatattcgtatacatatattatatataatttattgaaaaaattacatTCACAAATTTTTTTGGGGTCCGATTGAAAAAAGTTAGGatataaattattagtttttaaaaaagattaataaaattaaataaaattaattagttatcttcattagcaaaaaatatattttttaataaaattaataaagctaaatggtattaattaattttattaattaggatataaactaattattttacttatgcTTTAGTGCGAAACGAGTAAATgtgttaaataaaaatgaatgactgcacaaaaaaaataaaaatgatttcataaaaaaatattgaatgaaaGCTTTTCAACTTTCTAGTTTCCAaagcgagagagagagagaacatgAGGAAGACAAACATCTTTTTTGTCCTCGTCAAACGTACACGAAAGCAATGGCGAAGCCAAACGCTTACTCGCCCTTGCTTTACTATTTGCATATTTTAAAGGtaatcacctttttttttttttactttctccacCCTTaaattgttgttgtttgttgatGGCCTGCCCAACGGCTTGGTTAGACATGGTAATGAAGTGGGGTAAGTATTGCTTTCCTGGTTCCTAACATATACTTGTATTTGTCTCTGATATCCAATtacttaaaatttgtttttccgTATCCGTTGGGTATCAAATATTTTCACTCCCAGCATagatttgtaaaaataaaattataaaaaaattatattaaaaatttgattttaaaaaaatatttgttacacatttatttttaactatttggGTATTGTTTGTCAAAATAGGAACGAGTTTGAACTGATAACATGAGTACGAATTTCATTGAGATGTCGAAACTTGCTCTTCATTGCTTGCTGGTTGGTTCGGCGTCTTTGTCCAACATAATGTTCCGTTTTTAATGATGTTAACTAAGAAGAAGAG harbors:
- the LOC114407212 gene encoding uncharacterized protein LOC114407212, which gives rise to MLQVESLVSACAGGSSDRKIACETLSDNVHPTDPPEPHPDSPPESFWLSRDEEYDWWDRNAVYERKESTKASNNNSTNLNPAINSNNNSQRFSLNFKSKASTIIGLPKPQKTSFVDAKNRRNHNKPSNIRLFPKRSVSVGKSESGFVEPSSPKVSCMGRVRSKRDRNRKLRSSRKSSPNTDAKEKPNRNGKKYGFFESFRSIFRSGRKDKSDRKKTDLLATDSNIETKSGAVNYSSRARHSTSSLNEVSLEEPVSRNSVSESEPPGLGGMMRFASGRRSESWGVGDSEGHVAHSIGRS